A window of Pseudomonas mucidolens contains these coding sequences:
- the lon gene encoding endopeptidase La — MKTTIELPLLPLRDVVVYPHMVIPLFVGREKSIEALEAAMTGDKQILLLAQRNPADDDPGEDALYRVGTIATVLQLLKLPDGTVKVLVEGEQRGAVERFMEVDGHLRAEVALIDEVDAPERESEVFVRSLLSQFEQYVQLGKKVPAEVLSSLNSIDEPSRLVDTMAAHMALKIEQKQDILEIIDLSARVEHVLALLDAEIDLLQVEKRIRGRVKKQMERSQREYYLNEQMKAIQKELGDSEEGHNEIEELKKRIDTAGLPKDALAKATAELNKLKQMSPMSAEATVVRSYIDWLVQVPWKAQTKVRLDLARAEDILDADHYGLEEVKDRILEYLAVQKRVKKIRGPVLCLVGPPGVGKTSLAESIANATNRKFVRMALGGVRDEAEIRGHRRTYIGSMPGRLIQKMTKVGVRNPLFLLDEIDKMGSDMRGDPASALLEVLDPEQNHNFNDHYLEVDYDLSDVMFLCTSNSMNIPPALLDRMEVIRLPGYTEDEKINIAVKYLAPKQISANGLKKGEIEFEVEAIRDIIRYYTREAGVRGLERQLAKICRKVVKEHSLEKRFCVKVAADSLEHFLGVRKFRYGLAEAQDQVGQVTGLAWTQVGGELLTIEAVVIPGKGQLIKTGSLGDVMVESITAAQTVVRSRARSLGIPLDFHEKHDTHIHMPEGATPKDGPSAGVGMCTALVSALTGIPVRADVAMTGEITLRGQVLAIGGLKEKLLAAHRGGIKTVIIPEENVRDLKEIPDNIKQDLQIKPVKWIDEVLQIALQYAPEPLPDVVSEIVAKDEKRETDSKERISTH; from the coding sequence ATGAAGACAACCATTGAATTGCCTCTCCTGCCATTGCGTGATGTCGTTGTGTATCCGCACATGGTTATCCCGCTGTTCGTGGGGCGCGAGAAGTCTATCGAAGCCCTCGAGGCCGCGATGACGGGCGACAAGCAGATCCTGCTGTTGGCCCAGAGAAACCCTGCTGATGATGATCCTGGCGAAGACGCCCTGTATCGTGTCGGCACCATTGCCACTGTTCTGCAACTGCTCAAGCTGCCGGATGGCACCGTCAAGGTGCTGGTCGAGGGTGAGCAGCGCGGCGCCGTAGAGCGCTTCATGGAAGTGGATGGTCACCTGCGCGCGGAAGTGGCCTTGATCGACGAAGTCGACGCGCCTGAACGCGAGTCGGAAGTTTTTGTTCGCAGCCTGCTTTCGCAGTTCGAGCAATACGTACAACTGGGCAAAAAAGTCCCGGCTGAAGTCCTGTCCTCCCTCAACAGCATTGATGAGCCAAGCCGCCTGGTCGACACCATGGCCGCGCACATGGCGCTGAAAATCGAGCAGAAACAGGACATTCTCGAGATTATCGATTTGTCTGCCCGGGTCGAGCACGTCCTGGCGTTGCTGGATGCTGAAATCGACCTGTTACAGGTTGAAAAGCGTATTCGTGGTCGCGTTAAAAAGCAGATGGAGCGCAGCCAGCGCGAGTACTACTTGAATGAGCAGATGAAGGCCATTCAGAAAGAGTTGGGCGACAGCGAGGAAGGTCATAACGAAATCGAAGAGCTGAAAAAGCGCATCGATACCGCCGGCCTGCCGAAAGACGCGCTGGCCAAGGCCACCGCTGAGCTGAACAAACTCAAGCAAATGTCCCCGATGTCGGCTGAGGCCACCGTGGTTCGTTCCTACATCGACTGGCTGGTGCAGGTGCCGTGGAAGGCTCAGACTAAAGTGCGTCTGGACCTCGCTCGGGCAGAAGACATTCTCGACGCCGATCACTACGGTCTTGAAGAGGTCAAGGATCGCATCCTCGAATACCTCGCCGTGCAAAAGCGCGTGAAGAAGATTCGTGGCCCGGTGTTGTGCCTGGTCGGTCCGCCTGGTGTGGGTAAAACCTCGCTGGCGGAGTCCATTGCCAACGCCACAAACCGTAAATTCGTGCGCATGGCCCTCGGTGGCGTACGTGATGAAGCGGAAATTCGTGGTCATCGCCGGACGTACATCGGTTCGATGCCAGGAAGATTGATTCAAAAGATGACGAAGGTGGGTGTACGCAACCCGCTGTTCCTGCTCGATGAAATCGACAAAATGGGCAGTGACATGCGTGGCGATCCGGCTTCCGCATTGCTGGAAGTGCTCGATCCGGAACAGAACCACAATTTCAACGACCATTACCTGGAAGTCGACTACGACCTGTCCGACGTAATGTTCCTGTGCACCTCCAACTCGATGAATATTCCACCAGCTCTGCTGGACCGGATGGAGGTGATTCGTCTGCCGGGCTACACCGAAGACGAGAAGATCAACATCGCCGTCAAGTACCTCGCACCCAAGCAGATTTCGGCCAATGGCCTGAAGAAGGGCGAGATCGAATTCGAGGTCGAGGCCATCCGCGACATCATTCGTTATTACACTCGCGAGGCCGGTGTACGGGGCCTTGAGCGTCAATTGGCGAAGATTTGCCGCAAAGTGGTGAAGGAGCATTCGCTGGAAAAACGCTTCTGCGTGAAGGTCGCCGCAGACTCCCTCGAGCATTTCCTGGGCGTGCGTAAATTCCGTTACGGGCTGGCTGAGGCGCAAGATCAGGTTGGCCAGGTCACGGGACTTGCCTGGACCCAGGTGGGTGGCGAGTTGCTGACCATCGAAGCGGTGGTGATTCCGGGCAAGGGCCAGTTGATCAAGACCGGTTCGCTGGGTGACGTGATGGTTGAGTCGATTACTGCCGCGCAGACCGTGGTGCGCAGTCGCGCCAGGAGCCTGGGGATCCCCCTGGACTTCCATGAGAAGCACGACACGCATATCCACATGCCAGAAGGGGCGACCCCGAAAGATGGCCCTAGCGCTGGCGTAGGCATGTGCACGGCACTGGTATCAGCGCTGACCGGCATTCCGGTGCGCGCCGATGTCGCCATGACCGGGGAAATTACCCTGCGTGGGCAGGTGCTGGCCATTGGCGGCCTGAAAGAGAAATTGCTCGCGGCGCACCGTGGTGGTATCAAGACGGTGATCATTCCTGAAGAGAATGTGCGCGATCTGAAGGAAATTCCTGACAACATCAAGCAAGATCTGCAGATTAAACCGGTTAAATGGATTGACGAGGTCCTGCAAATTGCGCTGCAATACGCGCCGGAGCCCTTGCCGGATGTGGTTTCCGAGATAGTTGCAAAGGATGAAAAGCGCGAGACTGACTCTAAGGAAAGAATTAGCACGCATTAA
- a CDS encoding HU family DNA-binding protein, with product MNKSELIDAIAASADIPKAAAGRALDAVIESVTGALKAGDSVVLVGFGTFSVTDRPARTGRNPQTGKALQIAAAKKPGFKAGKALKEAVN from the coding sequence GTGAACAAGTCGGAACTGATTGATGCTATCGCTGCATCTGCTGATATCCCGAAAGCTGCTGCTGGCCGTGCGCTGGACGCAGTAATCGAATCCGTCACTGGCGCTCTCAAGGCCGGCGACTCCGTGGTACTGGTTGGTTTCGGTACTTTCTCTGTGACCGACCGCCCAGCTCGCACTGGCCGTAACCCGCAGACTGGCAAGGCGCTGCAAATCGCCGCAGCCAAAAAACCAGGTTTCAAAGCTGGTAAAGCCCTGAAAGAAGCTGTGAACTAA
- a CDS encoding SurA N-terminal domain-containing protein: MLQNIRDNSQGWIAKTIIGIIVVLMAFTGIEAIFQATTNSQDAAKVNGEAISQNELSQAVDMQRRQLMQQLGKDFDASLLDEKMLREAALKGLVDRKLVLQGAADSKFSFSEAALDQVILQTPEFQVDGKFNAERFDQVIRQLGYSRMQFRQMLTQEMLIGQLRAGIAGSGFVTDQQVLAFAKLEKQTRDFATVNIKADPGAVKLTDEEVKAYYDLHAKEFMTPDQVVIDYLELKKASFFDQVTVNDAELQALYEKEIANLAEQRRAAHILIEVNDKVNEAQAKAKIEDIQARLAKGESFEALAKEFSQDPGSANSGGDLGYAGQGVYDPDFETALYALKTDQVSAPVRTTFGWHLIKLLGVEAPEVPSFASLKDKLTRELKTQQVEQRFVEATKQLEDAAFEASDLAQPASDLKLTVHTSAPFGREGGEGIAANRAVIQAAFSTEVLNEGANSTAIELDPETIVVLRAKEHRKPEQLPLESVASAIRAQLTKERASAAAKTHADELIANLRDGKLPLDKLVDGQEWKATEAAGRGEEGVEPAVLQALFRMAKPVAKDKPTFTDVTLPDGSLVIVRLDAVNEAVAPTDEEKEQYRRALASRVGQQDFAAYRKQLEAEADIERF, encoded by the coding sequence ATGCTGCAGAATATCAGGGACAATTCACAAGGCTGGATTGCCAAAACCATCATCGGGATCATCGTTGTATTGATGGCCTTCACCGGTATCGAGGCCATTTTTCAGGCCACGACCAACAGCCAGGACGCGGCCAAGGTCAATGGTGAAGCAATCAGTCAAAACGAACTGAGCCAAGCGGTCGACATGCAACGTCGACAGTTGATGCAACAGTTGGGCAAGGACTTCGACGCGTCCTTGCTGGATGAAAAAATGTTGCGCGAGGCGGCCCTCAAGGGCCTGGTCGATCGCAAGCTGGTGCTGCAAGGCGCGGCTGACTCGAAGTTTTCCTTCTCGGAAGCTGCCCTGGACCAGGTGATCCTGCAAACGCCGGAATTCCAGGTGGACGGCAAGTTCAATGCGGAACGTTTCGACCAGGTGATTCGTCAGCTGGGCTACAGCCGTATGCAATTTCGTCAGATGCTGACTCAGGAAATGCTCATTGGGCAACTGCGTGCGGGCATTGCCGGCAGCGGTTTTGTGACCGATCAGCAAGTCCTGGCATTCGCGAAACTGGAAAAGCAGACGCGGGATTTCGCCACCGTCAACATCAAGGCCGACCCTGGCGCAGTGAAGCTCACCGACGAAGAGGTCAAGGCTTACTACGACCTGCACGCCAAAGAGTTCATGACCCCGGATCAGGTAGTCATTGATTACCTGGAATTGAAGAAGGCTTCCTTCTTCGATCAGGTCACCGTCAACGACGCTGAACTGCAGGCACTGTACGAAAAGGAAATCGCCAACCTTGCCGAGCAACGTCGTGCCGCGCACATCCTGATTGAAGTCAACGATAAGGTGAACGAGGCGCAGGCCAAGGCCAAGATCGAAGACATTCAGGCACGTCTGGCCAAGGGCGAGAGCTTTGAGGCGCTGGCCAAGGAGTTTTCCCAGGATCCAGGTTCGGCCAACAGTGGCGGTGACCTGGGGTATGCCGGCCAGGGTGTCTACGATCCAGACTTCGAGACGGCGCTGTATGCCTTGAAGACGGATCAGGTTTCGGCTCCGGTCCGTACGACCTTCGGCTGGCACTTGATCAAGCTGTTGGGCGTTGAAGCACCTGAGGTGCCATCGTTTGCCAGCCTGAAAGACAAGCTGACACGCGAACTGAAAACCCAGCAGGTTGAACAACGCTTCGTGGAAGCGACCAAGCAACTGGAAGACGCGGCATTCGAAGCCTCCGACCTGGCTCAGCCCGCTTCGGACCTGAAACTGACCGTGCACACTTCCGCTCCGTTCGGTCGTGAGGGTGGCGAGGGTATTGCCGCCAACCGTGCAGTGATCCAGGCGGCCTTCAGTACTGAAGTGCTGAATGAAGGTGCCAACAGCACCGCCATCGAGCTGGACCCGGAAACCATCGTGGTGCTGCGTGCCAAAGAGCACCGCAAGCCAGAACAACTGCCATTGGAAAGCGTCGCGTCGGCTATCCGCGCGCAGTTGACCAAAGAGCGTGCAAGCGCGGCGGCGAAGACCCATGCCGACGAGCTGATCGCTAACCTGCGTGACGGCAAGCTGCCGTTGGATAAGCTTGTGGATGGCCAGGAATGGAAAGCCACCGAAGCCGCCGGCCGTGGCGAGGAGGGGGTTGAACCCGCCGTGCTGCAAGCGCTGTTCCGCATGGCCAAGCCGGTGGCGAAGGATAAGCCGACGTTTACCGACGTGACCCTGCCTGACGGTAGCCTGGTGATTGTGCGCCTGGACGCTGTCAATGAAGCGGTTGCCCCGACCGATGAAGAGAAGGAGCAGTATCGTCGCGCCCTCGCTTCGCGTGTGGGTCAGCAGGACTTCGCTGCTTATCGCAAGCAGTTAGAAGCCGAAGCGGATATCGAACGCTTCTGA
- a CDS encoding MFS transporter, translating to MNPCSPLADSSAHLTPHRERLPIGGLMALATAGFITILTEALPAGLLPQMSVGLQVSEALVGQLVTLYALGSLLAAIPLTYATRGWRRRPLLMIAIGGFALVNSVTALSNDYWLTLTARLLAGVFAGLLWALLAGYASRMVAPHLQGRAIAVAMLGAPLALSLGVPAGALLGTAVGWRWSFAIMTGLTIALLAWVRWQVPDFAGQSAEKRLGLRQVLRLCGVRPVLFVTFTYVLAHNILYTYIAPLLAPAGLTADIDQVLLVFGLAALLSIWLVGALIDQRLRLLLIISCALFASSALALGLWIDSPCVVYVTVAFWGIAFGGLPALLQTALAKSAGDAADAAQSMLVTVWNLGIAGGGLAGGMLLQGLGVTSFPWTVVALAALALTATLRTGH from the coding sequence ATGAACCCCTGCAGCCCACTCGCCGACTCATCCGCCCACCTCACGCCCCATCGTGAACGCCTTCCCATCGGGGGACTGATGGCGCTGGCCACTGCCGGGTTTATCACCATCCTCACTGAAGCATTGCCCGCGGGCCTGCTACCCCAGATGAGCGTCGGCCTGCAGGTGTCCGAGGCGCTGGTCGGCCAACTCGTCACCTTGTATGCCCTCGGCTCGTTGCTGGCGGCCATTCCGTTGACCTACGCCACTCGCGGTTGGCGTAGACGACCTTTGCTGATGATTGCCATCGGCGGCTTTGCGCTGGTCAACAGTGTCACGGCGCTGTCGAACGATTATTGGCTGACCCTGACCGCGCGTTTATTGGCCGGGGTATTCGCCGGCCTGCTTTGGGCATTACTGGCGGGCTACGCCAGTCGTATGGTGGCACCGCATCTGCAAGGTCGTGCGATTGCCGTGGCCATGCTCGGTGCGCCCCTGGCGTTGTCTCTCGGCGTACCGGCCGGCGCCTTGCTCGGTACTGCGGTCGGCTGGCGCTGGAGTTTCGCGATCATGACCGGGCTTACGATCGCGTTGCTGGCATGGGTGCGCTGGCAGGTACCGGACTTTGCCGGGCAAAGTGCTGAAAAACGCCTTGGCCTGCGCCAGGTCCTGAGGTTGTGCGGGGTACGGCCGGTGCTGTTCGTGACCTTCACCTATGTGCTGGCCCACAACATTCTCTACACCTATATTGCCCCTCTGCTTGCGCCCGCCGGACTCACCGCCGACATCGATCAGGTGCTGCTGGTATTTGGTCTGGCGGCGCTGTTGAGTATCTGGCTTGTTGGAGCATTGATTGACCAGCGCCTGCGCCTGTTGCTGATCATCAGTTGCGCACTGTTCGCATCGTCGGCCTTGGCGCTGGGACTCTGGATCGACTCGCCCTGCGTGGTCTACGTAACGGTGGCATTCTGGGGAATTGCCTTTGGGGGCCTGCCAGCCTTGCTGCAAACAGCACTGGCCAAATCGGCCGGCGACGCGGCTGATGCTGCGCAGTCCATGCTGGTGACCGTATGGAACCTGGGAATTGCCGGCGGTGGCTTGGCCGGAGGGATGTTACTTCAGGGCTTGGGCGTAACCTCCTTTCCCTGGACCGTTGTTGCGTTGGCGGCGCTTGCGCTGACAGCAACCCTGCGAACCGGACACTGA
- a CDS encoding LysR family transcriptional regulator yields MDSLGSISVFVQVAETRSFTQAGRLLGVSSSAIGKSIARIEERLGVRLFHRSTRSITLTAEGALFLERCRRILAEVEAAEQELTDAATTPRGKLRISLPQVRGLLMPVLTEFMRAYPEIELDVDFSDRMVDVIDEGFDAVVRTGKPEDSRLMARLLGNYRLVLVGSTDYFARCGTPQRPADLSHHACLRHKFCATGKLEAWPLRHLPEEPAPVLRAPLVSTTIESLNHVVHEGLGIACLPDFMVREAVERGRLQRVLDDYLEHSASFWLLWPSSRHASAKLRVFIDHMSVRLFPAEPVR; encoded by the coding sequence ATGGACAGCCTGGGCAGTATTTCGGTGTTTGTGCAGGTCGCGGAAACCCGCAGTTTTACTCAGGCCGGCAGGTTGCTGGGAGTGTCGTCCTCGGCCATCGGCAAAAGTATCGCGCGTATCGAAGAGCGCTTGGGCGTCAGATTGTTCCATCGCAGTACCCGCAGTATCACGTTGACCGCTGAGGGGGCGCTGTTTTTGGAGCGATGTCGGCGCATCCTGGCCGAGGTCGAAGCGGCGGAGCAGGAACTGACAGATGCTGCGACCACGCCCAGGGGTAAGTTACGCATCAGTTTGCCGCAGGTGAGAGGGCTGTTGATGCCGGTGCTGACGGAGTTTATGCGGGCCTATCCGGAGATTGAATTGGACGTGGACTTTTCCGATCGCATGGTGGACGTGATTGATGAAGGCTTCGACGCGGTGGTACGCACCGGCAAACCCGAGGATTCACGACTGATGGCCCGGCTGCTGGGCAATTACCGGCTGGTGTTGGTGGGTTCTACCGATTACTTTGCCCGATGTGGCACGCCGCAGCGGCCCGCCGACCTGAGTCACCATGCTTGCCTGCGCCATAAGTTCTGCGCCACCGGCAAGCTGGAAGCCTGGCCTTTACGCCATTTGCCGGAGGAGCCTGCGCCGGTGCTGCGAGCGCCGCTGGTTTCGACCACCATTGAGTCTCTCAACCATGTGGTCCATGAGGGCCTCGGGATTGCCTGTCTGCCGGACTTCATGGTGCGCGAGGCGGTTGAGCGGGGGAGGTTGCAGCGGGTACTGGATGATTACCTGGAGCACAGCGCAAGCTTCTGGTTGCTTTGGCCGTCCAGTCGCCATGCTTCGGCCAAATTGCGGGTGTTTATTGATCATATGAGCGTGAGGCTTTTTCCCGCAGAACCCGTCCGATAA
- a CDS encoding DUF2242 domain-containing protein has protein sequence MSTSFHLRGLGLALVLAGATGCSSPKTAIYEHENFDDSGTFSRNYSVSDIAACEAARRALLSQGYIITSSDPKLVSGNKSFQQTGESHLQISFNVVCAEDGGNDHQATIFANALQDRYALKKVNNSASLGVGVLGSVSMPIGSTDDSMVKVASETVTSPKFYDRYFALVDVFMPREVKPAEPAPKAPKAELGIPEPKAAAVEPTPTPADVAPAPAPAPAPVPVPVSAEPVAEPAPLAPTEPDGSQPLAPPPEAAPIAPAPSVTPAEPVETAPTLPAPTEPIAPLPTP, from the coding sequence ATGTCGACATCATTTCACTTGCGTGGCCTCGGGCTGGCGCTGGTGCTGGCGGGCGCCACGGGCTGCTCATCGCCCAAGACCGCTATCTATGAGCATGAGAACTTCGACGACTCCGGTACGTTTTCACGCAACTATTCGGTCAGTGATATTGCGGCCTGCGAAGCGGCCCGGCGGGCGTTGCTCAGCCAGGGTTACATCATCACCAGCAGCGATCCGAAGCTGGTAAGTGGCAACAAGAGTTTCCAGCAGACGGGTGAAAGCCATCTGCAGATCAGCTTCAACGTGGTGTGCGCCGAGGATGGCGGCAACGATCATCAGGCGACGATATTTGCCAACGCCTTGCAGGACCGTTACGCGCTGAAGAAGGTCAACAATTCGGCCAGCCTCGGGGTGGGCGTGCTGGGCTCGGTCTCGATGCCGATTGGCTCCACCGACGACTCGATGGTCAAGGTGGCCAGCGAAACGGTCACCTCGCCGAAATTCTATGATCGTTACTTTGCGTTGGTAGATGTGTTTATGCCGCGCGAGGTGAAACCGGCGGAGCCTGCACCTAAGGCACCCAAGGCGGAACTGGGCATCCCGGAACCGAAGGCGGCGGCTGTTGAACCGACGCCGACACCAGCGGATGTTGCTCCGGCTCCGGCTCCGGCTCCGGCTCCAGTTCCAGTTCCAGTTTCGGCCGAGCCGGTTGCAGAGCCCGCGCCGCTGGCGCCGACAGAGCCGGATGGCTCGCAACCGTTGGCGCCGCCTCCGGAGGCGGCACCGATTGCTCCAGCGCCATCCGTGACCCCAGCCGAGCCGGTGGAAACCGCCCCCACCTTGCCGGCGCCCACTGAGCCGATTGCGCCGCTGCCGACGCCGTAG
- a CDS encoding AraC family transcriptional regulator, which translates to MRLGDLSVGIVHTLADALLSHGLDPQPLLLQYGLDPARLSESGARLSIPRYMRLGHAAIQLTGDPGLGLRMGQLSRMNQLGLAGVTAAQAPNVREAARTLTRFEALYGSNYRGQSSFEEDTQGAWLRFYSISPYNAYNRFVVDSILAGWLHQLSTLCQQPLQAERVEIEFAAPDYSPLYRVLGDCQIQFAAPSNQLRLSLTTLALRNPEHCPSTWQLLLKMCERELEQLTRTRSLRERITRLLGPMLNGGREPDLEEVAARLKLPTWTLRRKLAEEGTQFRAILNDTRRDLAMTYIRDTELAFGEIAYLLGFASAQAFQRAFKRWNSQTPGEFRRSQRHSA; encoded by the coding sequence ATGCGCCTCGGGGACCTGTCGGTGGGCATTGTGCATACCCTCGCAGATGCGCTACTCAGCCATGGCCTGGACCCACAGCCGCTGCTGTTGCAATACGGTCTGGACCCGGCCCGCCTGAGCGAGTCCGGGGCGCGCCTGTCGATCCCACGCTACATGCGCCTGGGGCATGCCGCCATCCAGCTGACCGGTGATCCGGGCCTGGGCCTGCGCATGGGCCAATTAAGCCGCATGAATCAGCTCGGCCTGGCCGGCGTGACCGCCGCCCAGGCGCCCAACGTGCGGGAAGCCGCACGCACCTTGACGCGCTTCGAGGCACTCTACGGCTCCAATTACCGTGGCCAGTCGAGTTTTGAAGAAGATACCCAGGGCGCCTGGCTACGTTTCTATTCCATCAGCCCGTACAACGCCTACAACCGTTTCGTGGTGGACTCGATCCTCGCCGGCTGGCTGCATCAACTCTCCACCCTGTGCCAGCAACCGCTGCAGGCCGAGCGGGTCGAAATCGAATTCGCCGCGCCCGACTACAGCCCCCTCTACCGCGTGCTGGGGGACTGCCAGATCCAGTTTGCGGCCCCCTCCAATCAGTTACGCTTGAGCCTGACCACCCTGGCCTTGCGTAATCCCGAGCACTGCCCGAGTACCTGGCAACTGCTGCTCAAGATGTGTGAAAGGGAATTGGAACAATTGACCCGTACGCGCAGCCTGCGCGAACGCATCACCCGCTTGCTCGGGCCGATGCTCAATGGCGGGAGGGAACCCGACCTGGAAGAGGTGGCGGCACGCCTGAAGCTGCCGACCTGGACGTTGCGGCGCAAACTGGCCGAAGAAGGCACGCAGTTTCGCGCCATTCTCAACGATACCCGTCGCGACCTGGCCATGACTTACATTCGCGACACGGAACTGGCCTTCGGGGAAATCGCCTACTTGCTCGGTTTTGCTTCAGCACAAGCCTTTCAACGGGCCTTCAAGCGCTGGAACAGCCAGACCCCAGGGGAATTTCGCCGCAGTCAGCGGCATTCCGCCTGA
- a CDS encoding carbon-nitrogen hydrolase family protein, which translates to MRKLLALTLSMALVAALCAYLVWTQERPVGHYLSDLRINLAVDQGLPADRGNLLGIQPELFPADYQSLERLHLKLAAYLSKARDQGLINEKTIVVLPEHVGTWLMISGEKNQLYQAASLKEAMNWLSASNPLLFLRALISAQGENRMDDAHLRMKASSMARDYQVLFGGLAKEFGVTLVAGSITLPNPSVSQGQLQVGHGALYNTSLVFDRDGLPLGQPQRQLYPIFNEQAFIESGKERAINVVDTPAGRLGVLIGSDSWYPDNYRKLNEQGAQLIAVPAFVVGRDAWDKPWRGFKSASTPSEVSLKPEELSEGEAWHRLSLISRVPISQASAGISVFLRGQFWDQGTSGQSFLSANGEVFANGNARGAHLLNLWL; encoded by the coding sequence ATGCGTAAACTTCTTGCTTTGACCCTCTCCATGGCCCTGGTCGCCGCCCTTTGTGCCTATCTGGTGTGGACCCAGGAACGCCCCGTGGGGCATTACCTGTCGGACCTGCGGATCAACCTCGCAGTCGATCAAGGGCTGCCCGCCGATCGCGGCAACCTGCTGGGTATCCAGCCGGAGCTGTTCCCTGCGGACTACCAGAGCCTGGAACGCTTGCACCTGAAACTGGCGGCCTATCTGAGCAAAGCCCGGGATCAGGGCCTGATCAACGAAAAAACCATCGTCGTGCTACCGGAACATGTGGGTACCTGGCTGATGATCAGCGGCGAAAAAAACCAGCTGTACCAGGCCGCAAGTCTTAAAGAAGCGATGAACTGGCTGTCGGCAAGCAATCCGCTGCTGTTCCTGCGAGCACTGATCAGCGCCCAAGGCGAGAACCGCATGGATGACGCCCACTTGCGTATGAAAGCCTCGAGCATGGCGCGCGATTACCAGGTGCTGTTTGGCGGCCTGGCCAAAGAGTTCGGTGTCACCCTGGTGGCGGGCTCCATCACCCTGCCCAACCCCAGCGTCAGCCAAGGCCAATTGCAGGTCGGACATGGCGCGCTGTACAACACCAGCCTGGTGTTCGACCGCGATGGCCTGCCCCTGGGCCAGCCCCAGCGCCAGCTCTACCCGATCTTCAATGAACAAGCGTTTATCGAGTCCGGTAAAGAGCGCGCAATCAACGTGGTCGACACCCCGGCCGGTCGCCTGGGAGTCCTGATCGGCAGCGACAGCTGGTACCCGGACAACTACCGCAAGCTCAACGAGCAAGGTGCCCAGTTGATCGCGGTGCCGGCGTTCGTAGTGGGCCGTGATGCCTGGGACAAACCGTGGCGTGGTTTCAAAAGCGCTTCCACGCCCTCGGAAGTCAGCCTCAAGCCGGAAGAGCTCAGCGAAGGCGAAGCCTGGCATCGCCTGAGCCTGATCAGCCGGGTCCCCATCAGCCAGGCCAGCGCCGGTATCAGCGTCTTCCTGCGAGGGCAATTCTGGGATCAGGGCACCAGCGGCCAGAGCTTCCTCAGCGCCAACGGCGAGGTATTTGCCAACGGCAACGCACGTGGCGCGCACCTGCTGAACCTGTGGTTGTAA